A DNA window from Stutzerimonas stutzeri contains the following coding sequences:
- the pmbA gene encoding metalloprotease PmbA — translation MSEVEGIGPHVLPELREKVERIIEEARRQGASASEVSVSMEQGLSTTVRQGEVETVEFNRDQGFGITLYVGQSKGSASTTGSGDAAIRETVAAALAIAKHASEDEFAGLADATLMARELPDLDLYHPWSITPEQAIEQALKCESSAFAADQRIRNADGTSLNTHQGCRAYGNSNGFIGGYCSSRHSLSCVMIAESEGQMQRDYFYDVNRIGEALLDPQTIGRRAAERAVRRLGARPVPTCEVPVLFAPELATGLFGHFIAAISGGNLYRKASYLEDALGQTLFPEWLSLDERPHIPRALGSASYDGDGLATYAKPFVENGRLLSYVLSTYSGRKLGMPSTANAGGVHNLFVSHGDEDQAALIRRMGRGLLVTELMGQGLNLVTGDYSRGAGGYWVENGEIQFPVQEVTIAGNLRDMFRQIVAVGCDVETRSNVRTGSVLIERMMVAGK, via the coding sequence ATGAGTGAAGTAGAAGGCATCGGCCCGCACGTGCTGCCCGAGTTGCGCGAGAAGGTTGAGCGCATCATCGAGGAAGCGCGTCGGCAAGGCGCCAGCGCCAGCGAGGTTTCGGTCTCGATGGAGCAGGGGTTGTCCACCACTGTGCGTCAGGGCGAGGTTGAGACCGTCGAGTTCAATCGCGACCAGGGCTTCGGCATCACGCTTTATGTCGGGCAGAGCAAGGGTTCTGCCAGCACCACCGGCAGTGGCGATGCGGCTATTCGGGAAACTGTGGCTGCCGCATTGGCCATTGCCAAGCATGCCTCCGAAGACGAGTTTGCGGGTCTGGCCGACGCGACGCTGATGGCGCGCGAGTTGCCCGACCTGGATCTCTATCATCCCTGGAGCATCACTCCTGAACAGGCCATTGAGCAGGCCTTGAAATGTGAAAGCTCAGCATTTGCGGCCGACCAGCGTATTCGCAATGCAGATGGCACCAGCCTCAATACCCATCAGGGCTGCCGTGCGTATGGCAACAGCAACGGTTTCATCGGGGGCTATTGCAGCAGCCGTCATAGCTTGAGTTGCGTGATGATTGCCGAAAGCGAAGGGCAGATGCAGCGCGACTACTTCTACGACGTCAATCGCATCGGCGAGGCGCTGCTGGACCCGCAAACGATCGGTCGGCGCGCCGCCGAGCGCGCCGTGCGGCGCCTGGGTGCGCGGCCGGTACCGACCTGCGAAGTGCCGGTGCTGTTCGCTCCGGAGCTGGCGACTGGTCTGTTCGGTCATTTCATTGCGGCAATATCCGGAGGCAACCTGTATCGCAAGGCCTCCTATCTCGAAGATGCGCTGGGGCAGACGCTGTTTCCCGAATGGTTGAGCCTCGATGAGCGTCCGCACATTCCGCGCGCGCTCGGCAGCGCCAGTTACGATGGCGATGGCTTGGCAACCTATGCCAAGCCGTTCGTAGAGAACGGCCGCCTGCTGTCCTATGTGCTATCGACTTACTCTGGGCGCAAGCTGGGCATGCCGAGTACGGCCAACGCCGGAGGCGTGCATAACCTGTTCGTCAGTCACGGTGATGAGGATCAGGCGGCGCTCATTCGTCGCATGGGGCGTGGCCTATTGGTGACCGAGCTGATGGGACAGGGCCTGAACCTGGTCACCGGGGACTATTCGCGTGGTGCCGGTGGCTACTGGGTTGAAAACGGCGAAATCCAGTTCCCGGTACAGGAGGTCACCATTGCCGGCAACCTGCGCGACATGTTCCGTCAGATCGTTGCGGTGGGTTGTGATGTGGAAACGCGCAGCAATGTACGCACAGGCTCGGTGCTGATCGAACGGATGATGGTCGCCGGTAAGTGA
- the yjgA gene encoding ribosome biogenesis factor YjgA, with protein MSEHSDAEDFDEKSKSQVKRELLALQELGERLTTLKPDLIARLPLSDALQKALADAPKHTAHIARKRHIQYIGKLMRDQDVDAILALVDQLDASTRQYNERFHALERWRDRMIGGDDATLEAFVAEYPETDRQHLRGLIRHAQHEAARNKPPAASRKIFKYIRDLDETKRGLR; from the coding sequence ATGTCTGAACACTCTGACGCCGAAGATTTCGACGAGAAAAGCAAATCCCAGGTCAAACGCGAACTGCTTGCCCTGCAGGAGCTCGGCGAGCGCCTGACCACCCTCAAGCCAGACCTGATTGCCCGACTGCCGTTGAGCGACGCTCTGCAGAAGGCGCTGGCCGACGCACCAAAACACACGGCGCACATCGCTCGCAAACGGCACATCCAGTACATCGGCAAGCTGATGCGTGATCAGGATGTCGATGCCATCCTGGCGCTGGTCGATCAACTCGACGCCTCGACTCGCCAGTACAACGAACGTTTCCATGCGCTGGAGCGCTGGCGCGACCGTATGATTGGCGGCGACGACGCCACCCTGGAAGCCTTCGTTGCCGAATATCCCGAAACCGATCGCCAGCATTTGCGTGGGCTGATCCGTCATGCCCAGCACGAAGCGGCACGCAACAAGCCGCCGGCGGCCAGTCGGAAAATCTTCAAGTACATCCGCGACCTGGACGAAACCAAGCGCGGCCTGCGCTAA
- the tldD gene encoding metalloprotease TldD, which produces MSELLLPVTERLLTPGGLGIDDLPGLLGELAGPGVDAADLYFQDQVSESWVLEDGIVKEGGFHLEQGVGVRAVSGEKTGFAYSNAITADALRQAAQAARSIARSGQQGQVKVLSKAVFAPLYSQDNPLDGLSRAEKVELLKRIDVATRALDPRIKQVTVSLAGVWEHILVAGMDGGMATDIRPLVRFNVSVIVEQNGRRERGGQGGGGRTGYQYFLTEDRAMGYAREALRQALVNLEAVPAPAGSLPVVLGPGWSGVLLHEAVGHGLEGDFNRKGSSAYSGRIGEQVASSLCTIVDDGTLADRRGSLSVDDEGTPTQCTTLIENGILKGYIQDKLNARLMGVAPTGNGRRESYAHLPMPRMTNTYMLAGESDPQEIIRSVKKGIYCASLGGGQVDITSGKFVFSTSEAYLIEDGKITAPVKGATLIGNGPEVMNRVSMVGNDLALDSGVGTCGKDGQSVPVGVGQPTLKIDEITVGGTGA; this is translated from the coding sequence ATGAGTGAACTGCTGTTACCCGTCACAGAGCGCCTGCTGACCCCTGGCGGCCTGGGTATCGATGATCTGCCCGGCCTGCTCGGCGAGCTTGCCGGTCCCGGCGTGGATGCCGCGGACCTGTATTTTCAGGACCAGGTCTCCGAGTCCTGGGTACTTGAGGATGGCATCGTCAAGGAGGGCGGCTTCCACCTGGAACAGGGCGTCGGTGTGCGCGCGGTGTCTGGCGAGAAGACCGGCTTCGCCTACAGCAATGCCATCACGGCCGATGCGTTGCGTCAGGCAGCCCAGGCGGCGCGCTCGATCGCCCGTAGCGGGCAACAGGGCCAGGTCAAGGTCCTGTCCAAGGCTGTGTTCGCTCCGCTGTACAGCCAGGACAACCCGCTCGACGGGCTGAGCCGTGCCGAGAAGGTCGAGTTGCTCAAGCGCATCGACGTCGCGACTCGTGCCCTTGATCCGCGCATCAAGCAGGTCACCGTGAGCCTGGCGGGCGTCTGGGAGCACATTCTGGTGGCGGGCATGGACGGCGGCATGGCGACCGATATCCGGCCGCTGGTGCGTTTCAATGTCAGCGTGATCGTCGAGCAGAACGGCCGTCGTGAGCGTGGCGGGCAGGGCGGCGGTGGTCGCACCGGCTATCAGTACTTCCTGACCGAGGACCGCGCCATGGGCTATGCCCGCGAGGCGTTGCGCCAGGCATTGGTCAATCTCGAGGCGGTGCCGGCGCCAGCGGGCTCGTTGCCGGTGGTGCTCGGCCCAGGCTGGTCTGGCGTACTGCTGCATGAGGCAGTGGGTCACGGTCTGGAAGGTGATTTCAACCGCAAGGGCAGTTCGGCCTATAGCGGCCGGATCGGTGAGCAGGTCGCCTCCAGTCTCTGCACCATCGTCGACGACGGCACCCTGGCCGACCGTCGTGGATCGCTCAGCGTGGATGACGAAGGCACGCCGACCCAGTGCACCACGCTGATCGAGAACGGCATCCTCAAGGGCTACATCCAGGACAAGCTCAACGCGCGCCTGATGGGCGTAGCGCCAACCGGCAACGGCCGCCGCGAATCCTATGCGCACCTGCCGATGCCGCGCATGACCAATACCTACATGCTGGCCGGTGAGAGTGATCCGCAGGAAATCATCCGCTCGGTGAAGAAGGGCATTTATTGCGCCAGCCTCGGCGGGGGCCAAGTCGATATCACCAGCGGCAAGTTCGTCTTCTCCACCAGCGAGGCGTATCTGATCGAGGACGGCAAGATCACCGCGCCGGTGAAGGGTGCGACCCTGATCGGCAACGGTCCGGAGGTGATGAACCGGGTGTCGATGGTCGGTAACGACCTGGCTCTGGACAGCGGCGTTGGCACCTGCGGCAAGGATGGACAGTCGGTGCCGGTGGGCGTCGGCCAGCCGACGCTGAAGATCGACGAGATCACGGTAGGTGGAACGGGCGCTTGA
- a CDS encoding carbon-nitrogen hydrolase family protein: MSLAVIQMASQADIALNLTLARQLLEQAANAGARLAVLPENFAAMGHKAPAQLGLAEAMGDGPILPWLKQAARDLRLWIVAGTLPLPPDDCPHAKPNACSLLFDDNGHRVARYDKLHLFDAEVADSRGHYRESDDYAPGERLVVVDTPVGRLGMSVCYDLRFAELFTALRAAGAELISVPSAFTTVTGEAHWASLIRARAIETQCYILAAAQGGEHPGGRFTHGHSSIVDPWGRLLREQATGPVALVSERDAGEQAAIRQRMPVQRHRRFSVPCLVTDRLE, encoded by the coding sequence ATGTCCTTAGCCGTGATCCAGATGGCCAGCCAGGCTGACATCGCGCTCAATCTGACCCTTGCTCGCCAGTTGCTGGAACAGGCAGCAAATGCCGGCGCCCGCCTGGCGGTATTGCCGGAGAACTTCGCGGCGATGGGCCACAAAGCCCCTGCGCAACTCGGGCTTGCTGAAGCGATGGGCGATGGACCGATCCTGCCCTGGTTGAAACAAGCTGCCCGTGACCTCAGATTGTGGATAGTCGCCGGGACGTTGCCGTTGCCCCCCGATGATTGCCCGCACGCCAAGCCCAACGCCTGCTCGCTGTTGTTCGATGACAACGGGCATCGGGTGGCTCGTTACGACAAGCTGCATTTGTTCGATGCGGAGGTGGCCGACAGCCGCGGCCACTATCGTGAGTCCGATGACTACGCGCCCGGTGAGCGTTTGGTTGTGGTCGATACGCCGGTTGGCCGACTAGGCATGAGCGTGTGTTATGACTTGCGTTTCGCCGAGCTGTTTACGGCGTTGCGTGCGGCCGGCGCCGAGCTGATCAGCGTGCCGTCGGCATTTACCACGGTGACAGGCGAGGCGCACTGGGCGAGTCTGATTCGCGCCCGCGCCATCGAGACTCAATGCTATATCCTGGCCGCGGCACAGGGTGGCGAGCACCCTGGCGGTCGCTTCACCCATGGTCATTCGTCTATCGTTGACCCATGGGGCCGACTGTTGCGCGAACAGGCGACTGGTCCGGTTGCCCTCGTGAGCGAGCGAGACGCGGGCGAACAGGCCGCTATTCGCCAGCGCATGCCGGTGCAGCGCCACCGCCGATTTTCCGTACCGTGCCTGGTCACGGACCGTTTGGAGTGA
- a CDS encoding YhdP family protein, which produces MSRLAVFLVTLSRQLCWIAAFGLILVALYVSLGRQLVPLVAEYRSEVQEKAQAALNMPVALGRLEGRWEGFAPKLVAHDVLVGEGDGAMRLDRVAIVPDLAASLWARAFRLGTLEFGGVHLSVAEDAEGKWRVDGLPERPEQPPPDPQRIIEALQQVRRLAVLDSQITLEPFGESPLTLSYTDLGLHVDGERLRLDARSVLPDGQPLALRVQARVQAQRWQQAEAQLYLSLPQSDWAAWLPRRLTADWHLQSAHVGGELWARWSKQQLDRAVLRLNAPQLSASFVDRPSVQLEDLAVEAYVDHTEKGYRLLLDRLAFDLQGERWGDARILLQQNQGEQHWRLQADRLGIAPIAALVGALAPLPPAATETLATLQPSGTLRNLRLDYRPDTDSPQRLRFAANLDRVNFAAQNWIPAVGNASGSIQGDLASGELRLDSDDFSLHLAPLYPEPWHYRHGAGRLTWTLDEQAFTLAAPYLRVDGEEGKIAGDFLIRLMRDPAAEDYMDLRVGLSEGDARYTEKYLPTRSPALSPALVGWLKDAIRSGTVEQGYFQYQGALSKNASDSARSLSLYFKVRDAELAFQPGWPVLQQGRGEVLIEDSGVRVRLAEGRILDSRVYDATADIPHAGSGKVPRLTVKGKVASSLHDALKLLQEAPIGTGEIFAGWQGQGQLDGALDLQIPLGKGTPRVIVDFSSRDAALQIAEPALGFEQLRGDFRYDTARGLSAEDIQARLFGRPVKGKAVATGSAGKPASRVEARGDVGLKRLLEWLNVEQPLPASGELPYQLRLDLAGESSQLQIDSSLQGLRIELPAPFGKTASERRDTSLRMSLQGAERRYGVQYGTLAAVAFAAPPGAWAQGRGELRLGGGAANLPVRAGLYVKGRLAELDLKAWQAVLEQHGKGDPQETTGSLLRQVQVDIDRFDGFGTRIDNLGIDLQRLSNAWALGLRSSMISGSIRLPDAESGVIVANLQHLRLPAATATGEAAGARPDPLADVNPQSLPAMDISIERVAIGDDALGAWALKLRPVSGGVEFRDIALDLKGLKVGGTGGWNGTQTWYKGRLEGRNLADVLLAWGFAPSVTSDSFRLDADGQWPGSPAGFAMARYSGSMQPRLRKGQFVEIDGSAQALRVFGVLNFNSIGRRLRLDFSDLFSKGLSYDRLDGNLQASAGVFTTREPITVSGPSSNLELDGKLDMARDEIDAKLLVTLPISNNLPLAALIVGAPAIGGALFVADKLLGDRVARFASVQYDVKGPWQSPKISFDKPFEKPN; this is translated from the coding sequence ATGAGCCGCCTCGCCGTTTTTCTCGTGACCCTGTCGCGCCAGCTGTGCTGGATAGCCGCGTTCGGGCTCATTCTGGTTGCGCTGTACGTCAGCCTCGGCCGGCAGCTGGTTCCCCTGGTTGCCGAGTACCGCAGCGAGGTGCAGGAAAAGGCGCAGGCGGCGCTGAACATGCCGGTAGCCTTGGGCAGGCTGGAAGGCCGTTGGGAGGGCTTCGCGCCCAAGCTGGTTGCACATGATGTACTGGTTGGCGAGGGCGACGGTGCCATGCGCCTGGACCGTGTCGCTATCGTCCCGGACCTCGCTGCCAGCCTTTGGGCGCGAGCATTTCGCCTCGGAACGCTGGAATTCGGCGGTGTGCATCTGTCCGTAGCCGAAGATGCCGAGGGCAAGTGGCGAGTGGATGGTTTGCCGGAGCGCCCTGAGCAGCCGCCCCCCGATCCGCAGAGGATTATCGAGGCTTTGCAGCAAGTGCGACGGCTCGCGGTTCTCGACAGCCAGATCACCCTCGAGCCCTTCGGTGAGTCGCCTCTGACCCTGAGCTATACCGATTTGGGCCTGCACGTTGACGGCGAGCGGCTGAGGCTCGATGCCCGCAGCGTTCTGCCGGACGGCCAGCCCCTGGCCTTGCGTGTGCAGGCGCGTGTACAGGCGCAGCGGTGGCAACAGGCCGAAGCGCAGCTCTATCTGAGCCTGCCGCAAAGCGATTGGGCCGCGTGGCTGCCTCGGCGCCTGACCGCGGACTGGCATCTGCAGTCGGCGCACGTGGGCGGCGAGCTTTGGGCGCGCTGGAGCAAGCAACAGCTGGACCGTGCCGTGCTGCGCTTGAATGCGCCGCAGCTGAGCGCGTCGTTTGTCGATCGCCCATCTGTGCAGCTTGAGGACCTGGCCGTCGAGGCTTACGTCGATCACACCGAAAAGGGCTATCGGTTGCTGCTCGACCGACTGGCCTTCGATCTTCAAGGCGAGCGTTGGGGCGACGCGCGGATTCTTCTGCAGCAGAACCAGGGCGAGCAGCACTGGCGGCTGCAAGCCGACCGGCTGGGCATTGCGCCGATCGCCGCGCTTGTCGGCGCTCTGGCACCGCTACCACCGGCCGCCACCGAGACGCTCGCGACGCTGCAGCCCAGCGGAACGCTGCGCAATCTTCGCCTCGACTACCGCCCTGACACGGATTCACCACAGCGACTGCGATTCGCCGCCAATCTGGATCGGGTCAACTTCGCGGCGCAGAACTGGATTCCGGCGGTTGGCAACGCAAGCGGTAGCATCCAGGGCGATCTGGCCAGTGGTGAGCTGCGCCTGGACAGCGATGACTTCAGCCTTCATCTCGCGCCCTTGTATCCCGAGCCTTGGCACTATCGGCACGGTGCCGGTCGCCTGACCTGGACGCTGGACGAACAGGCCTTCACCTTGGCCGCACCCTATCTGCGCGTCGACGGCGAAGAAGGCAAGATCGCCGGGGACTTTCTCATTCGTCTGATGCGCGACCCGGCGGCCGAAGACTATATGGATCTGCGCGTCGGGCTCAGCGAGGGCGATGCCCGCTATACCGAAAAGTATCTGCCGACCCGCTCACCGGCCTTGAGCCCTGCGCTGGTTGGCTGGCTCAAGGACGCCATACGTAGCGGTACCGTCGAGCAGGGGTATTTCCAGTATCAGGGGGCGTTGAGCAAGAACGCTTCCGACAGTGCGCGCAGTCTGAGCCTGTATTTCAAGGTGCGTGACGCAGAGCTGGCCTTCCAGCCTGGCTGGCCCGTGTTGCAGCAGGGGCGTGGTGAGGTGCTGATCGAGGATAGCGGCGTGCGGGTGCGGCTCGCCGAAGGCCGAATTCTCGACAGCCGCGTGTATGACGCGACCGCCGATATCCCCCACGCCGGCAGTGGAAAAGTGCCGCGGTTAACGGTCAAGGGAAAGGTGGCCAGCAGTCTGCACGATGCGTTGAAGCTGCTGCAGGAGGCGCCAATCGGCACCGGAGAAATCTTCGCGGGTTGGCAGGGACAAGGGCAGCTCGACGGCGCCCTCGATTTGCAGATTCCGTTGGGAAAGGGCACGCCTCGGGTCATCGTCGATTTTTCCAGCCGCGACGCAGCGTTGCAGATCGCCGAGCCGGCGCTCGGTTTCGAGCAACTTCGCGGCGACTTCCGTTACGACACTGCGCGGGGACTTAGCGCAGAGGATATTCAGGCTCGCTTGTTCGGCCGTCCGGTAAAGGGCAAGGCCGTGGCGACAGGGTCAGCGGGCAAACCTGCTTCGCGTGTCGAGGCGCGTGGCGACGTGGGCCTCAAGCGCCTGCTCGAATGGCTCAACGTCGAGCAGCCATTGCCAGCCAGCGGCGAGCTCCCTTATCAGCTGCGGCTGGATCTGGCAGGCGAGAGCAGTCAGCTGCAGATTGATTCTTCTCTGCAGGGACTTCGTATCGAACTGCCGGCGCCGTTCGGCAAAACTGCCAGCGAACGGCGTGATACCTCGCTGCGCATGTCTCTCCAGGGCGCGGAGCGGCGCTATGGTGTGCAGTACGGCACGCTCGCCGCAGTCGCGTTCGCTGCACCGCCCGGTGCCTGGGCGCAGGGGCGTGGAGAGCTGCGGTTGGGGGGCGGTGCGGCCAATCTGCCGGTGCGCGCCGGGCTGTATGTGAAAGGCCGTCTGGCTGAGCTCGATTTGAAAGCCTGGCAGGCCGTGCTCGAACAGCATGGCAAGGGCGATCCTCAGGAGACGACTGGCTCACTGCTGCGTCAGGTGCAGGTCGATATTGATCGTTTCGACGGGTTCGGCACCCGTATCGACAACCTCGGCATTGACCTGCAGCGCTTGAGCAATGCCTGGGCGCTGGGCTTACGCAGTTCGATGATCAGTGGTTCGATCCGCCTTCCGGACGCTGAGAGCGGTGTCATCGTCGCCAATCTGCAACACCTGCGCCTGCCGGCCGCGACGGCGACCGGCGAAGCGGCTGGAGCACGTCCCGATCCACTGGCTGACGTGAATCCGCAAAGCCTGCCTGCAATGGATATTTCCATTGAGCGGGTTGCCATAGGCGACGACGCCCTCGGCGCCTGGGCGCTGAAGCTGCGCCCGGTCAGCGGTGGGGTCGAGTTTCGTGATATCGCCCTTGACCTGAAGGGGCTGAAGGTCGGCGGCACCGGCGGCTGGAATGGTACGCAGACCTGGTACAAAGGCCGTCTCGAAGGCCGCAACCTGGCTGATGTGCTGCTGGCCTGGGGCTTTGCGCCATCGGTCACCAGTGACAGTTTTCGCCTGGACGCGGACGGGCAATGGCCGGGCTCGCCGGCCGGGTTCGCCATGGCGCGCTATTCCGGCAGCATGCAGCCGCGGCTGCGCAAGGGCCAGTTCGTCGAGATCGATGGCAGCGCGCAGGCGCTGCGAGTGTTCGGCGTGCTGAATTTCAACTCGATAGGACGCCGTCTGCGCCTGGACTTCTCCGATCTGTTCAGCAAAGGCCTCAGCTATGACCGTTTGGACGGCAACCTGCAGGCCAGCGCCGGTGTGTTCACCACGCGCGAGCCGATCACCGTCAGTGGCCCGTCGAGCAACCTGGAGCTGGACGGCAAGTTGGACATGGCCCGCGACGAGATCGACGCCAAGTTGTTGGTTACCTTGCCGATCAGCAATAACCTGCCTCTGGCTGCGCTGATTGTCGGTGCGCCGGCGATTGGTGGCGCATTGTTCGTGGCGGACAAGCTATTGGGTGACCGCGTTGCGCGTTTCGCCAGCGTGCAGTACGACGTCAAGGGGCCGTGGCAGTCGCCCAAGATCAGCTTCGACAAACCATTCGAGAAGCCCAACTGA
- the rng gene encoding ribonuclease G: MSEEILMNITPMESRVAVVENGVLQEVHVERTQRRGIVGNIYKGKVVRVLPGMQAAFVDIGLDRAAFIHASEISAREGNAVEPINALVHEGQGLVVQVTKDPIGTKGARLTTQLSIPSRYLVYMPRTSHVGISLRIEDEAERERLKQVVAECVAAEGIQEAGGFILRTAAEGAGSDEILMDIRYLRRLWEQIASQIKTVGAPTVIYEDLSLAMRTLRDLVNPRIEKIRIDSRENFQKVTQFVGELMPELGDRLEHYPGERPIFDLYGVEDEIQKALERKVMLKSGGYLIIDPAEAMTTIDVNTGAFVGHRTLEETIFKTNLESATAIARQLRLRNLGGIIIIDFIDMEDEEHRRQVLRTLEKQLERDHAKTNIIGITELGLVQMTRKRTRESLEQVLCEPCMCCQGRGKLKTPETVCYEIFREILREARAYQAEGYRVLANQKVIDRLLDEESGSVADLESFIGRSIKFQVESMYSQEQYDVVLL; this comes from the coding sequence ATGAGCGAAGAGATCCTGATGAACATCACCCCCATGGAGTCGCGGGTGGCGGTGGTGGAAAACGGCGTCCTGCAGGAGGTGCACGTCGAGCGCACTCAGCGCCGGGGCATCGTTGGCAATATCTACAAGGGCAAGGTGGTACGCGTGCTGCCGGGCATGCAGGCGGCGTTCGTCGACATCGGCCTGGACCGTGCCGCGTTCATCCACGCCTCGGAAATTTCCGCCCGTGAAGGCAACGCTGTCGAGCCGATCAACGCGCTGGTGCACGAAGGGCAAGGTCTTGTGGTGCAGGTCACCAAGGATCCCATTGGTACCAAGGGCGCACGCCTGACCACCCAGTTATCGATTCCATCGCGCTACCTTGTGTACATGCCTCGCACCAGCCATGTCGGCATTTCCCTGCGCATCGAGGACGAAGCCGAGCGCGAGCGGCTCAAGCAGGTGGTTGCCGAGTGCGTGGCGGCCGAGGGAATTCAGGAGGCCGGTGGCTTCATCCTCCGTACCGCCGCCGAGGGCGCAGGCAGCGACGAAATCCTCATGGATATCCGTTATCTGCGTCGTTTATGGGAGCAGATCGCCAGTCAGATAAAGACCGTCGGAGCGCCCACGGTGATCTATGAAGACCTTTCGTTGGCCATGCGCACCTTGCGCGATCTGGTCAATCCTCGGATCGAGAAGATCCGTATCGATTCGCGGGAGAACTTCCAGAAGGTCACTCAGTTCGTCGGCGAGCTGATGCCGGAGCTGGGCGACCGTCTCGAACACTACCCGGGCGAGCGGCCCATCTTCGATCTATACGGTGTCGAGGACGAGATCCAGAAGGCACTTGAACGCAAGGTCATGCTCAAATCCGGCGGCTATCTGATCATCGATCCAGCCGAGGCGATGACCACCATCGACGTCAACACGGGTGCCTTCGTCGGCCATCGCACGCTGGAAGAAACCATCTTCAAGACCAATCTTGAGTCGGCCACGGCGATCGCCCGCCAGCTCAGGCTGCGCAATCTGGGCGGCATCATCATCATCGACTTCATCGACATGGAGGACGAAGAGCACCGCCGGCAGGTCCTGCGCACGCTGGAGAAGCAGCTCGAGCGCGACCACGCCAAGACCAATATCATCGGCATTACCGAACTCGGCCTGGTGCAGATGACGCGCAAGCGCACGCGCGAAAGCCTCGAGCAGGTGCTCTGCGAACCGTGCATGTGCTGCCAGGGGCGCGGCAAGTTGAAGACCCCTGAAACCGTCTGTTACGAGATTTTCCGGGAAATCCTGCGCGAGGCTCGGGCCTACCAGGCAGAAGGGTATCGGGTACTGGCTAACCAGAAGGTGATCGATCGTCTGCTGGACGAAGAGTCAGGCAGCGTGGCCGATCTCGAGTCGTTCATCGGCCGCTCGATCAAGTTTCAGGTCGAAAGCATGTACTCCCAGGAACAGTACGACGTGGTGTTGCTCTGA
- a CDS encoding Maf family protein yields MGALYLASASPRRRELLAQIGVPFCLISVSVDETPSPTESPEAYVERVARDKALAGLASLGDQDGCVLGADTSVVLDQHILGKPADRTDGLSMLAALSGRTHRVMTAVALASHTTCEVRVVTSEVTFRTIEQAEAERYWASGEPVDKAGGYAIQGWGAVFVSQVHGSYSAVVGLPLCETAQLIDAFGLPRWTKGSS; encoded by the coding sequence ATGGGCGCTCTGTATCTTGCCTCGGCATCACCCCGCCGCCGCGAACTGCTCGCACAAATAGGTGTTCCGTTTTGCCTGATCAGCGTTTCGGTGGATGAAACACCGTCGCCGACCGAATCCCCCGAGGCTTATGTCGAGCGTGTTGCTCGAGATAAAGCGCTTGCCGGGTTGGCCAGTCTGGGTGATCAGGACGGGTGCGTGCTGGGCGCCGATACCAGTGTGGTGCTCGATCAACACATTCTCGGCAAGCCTGCCGACCGCACCGATGGTCTCTCCATGCTGGCGGCGCTGTCCGGACGTACGCATCGAGTCATGACGGCGGTGGCGTTGGCCAGTCACACAACATGCGAAGTTCGCGTGGTCACCAGCGAGGTGACCTTTCGCACCATTGAGCAAGCGGAGGCCGAGCGTTACTGGGCCAGTGGCGAGCCAGTGGACAAGGCGGGTGGCTACGCCATCCAGGGCTGGGGCGCGGTCTTCGTTAGCCAAGTGCACGGCAGCTATTCCGCGGTGGTCGGCCTGCCGCTGTGTGAAACGGCCCAGCTTATCGACGCGTTCGGCCTCCCACGTTGGACCAAAGGCTCAAGCTAG